From the genome of Pogona vitticeps strain Pit_001003342236 chromosome 10, PviZW2.1, whole genome shotgun sequence, one region includes:
- the POP4 gene encoding ribonuclease P protein subunit p29 isoform X1, translating to MAGVPVSASLPARFSAGCACAFRSLPLRAAASLTGKMESILYNPLPQQTAKLLNIQPQGPKEAEAFVKAFLKRSMPRKSDEDIQDLLTRKAVVLEHFHKRRKQQKRRRGKGFSARHRRAMRLFEIKPEQQRYELFVPLHELWKQYIRSLCNGLSPETQPQMIQTKLLKADLHGALITVTKSKCPSYVGITGIVLQEMKHVFKIITKEDKLKVIPKLNSVFSIELDGFVSYIYGSRIQFRASERSAKKFKGKGTLDL from the exons ATGGCTGGCGTCCCTGTTTCCGCCTCTCTCCCGGCCAGGTTCTCCGCAGGGTGCGCATGCGCGTTTCGGTCTCTCCCTTTAAGAGCAGCGGCGTCTCTTACCGGCAAGATGGAGA GTATATTGTACAACCCACTACCTCAGCAAACGGCAAAACTACTTAACATCCAG CCTCAAGGGCCAAAGGAAGCCGAGGCTTTTGTGAAGGCTTTTCTGAAGCGCAGCATGCCCCGGAAAAGTGACGAAGACATCCAGGACCTCCTTACCCGAAAAGCTGTCGTCCTTGAACATTTCCACAAAAGGAGGAAACagcagaagaggagaaggggaaaaggatTCTCAGCCAGACACAGGAGAGCGATGCGGCTCTTTGAGATTAAACCGGAACAGCAAAG GTATGAGTTATTTGTTCCATTGCATGAACTATGGAAACAGTACATCAGAAGTCTCTGCAATGGACTCAGTCCTGAGAC GCAGCCGCAGATGATTCAGACCAAACTCCTCAAAGCAGATCTTCATGGAGCTCTCATTACAG TAACAAAATCCAAATGTCCCTCCTACGTTGGTATCACGGGCATCGTTCTACAGGAAATGAAACACGTTTTCAAAATTATTACAAAAGAAGACAAGCTGAAAG TGATTCCAAAGCTTAACAGTGTCTTCAGCATAGAGCTTGATGGCTTTGTATCCTACATCTATGGCAGCAGAATCCAGTTCCGAGCCAGCGAACGCTCAGCAAAGAAATTCAAGGGGAAAGGAACACTTGATCTCTAG
- the POP4 gene encoding ribonuclease P protein subunit p29 isoform X2: MAGVPVSASLPARFSAGCACAFRSLPLRAAASLTGKMESILYNPLPQQTAKLLNIQPQGPKEAEAFVKAFLKRSMPRKSDEDIQDLLTRKAVVLEHFHKRRKQQKRRRGKGFSARHRRAMRLFEIKPEQQRQPQMIQTKLLKADLHGALITVTKSKCPSYVGITGIVLQEMKHVFKIITKEDKLKVIPKLNSVFSIELDGFVSYIYGSRIQFRASERSAKKFKGKGTLDL, from the exons ATGGCTGGCGTCCCTGTTTCCGCCTCTCTCCCGGCCAGGTTCTCCGCAGGGTGCGCATGCGCGTTTCGGTCTCTCCCTTTAAGAGCAGCGGCGTCTCTTACCGGCAAGATGGAGA GTATATTGTACAACCCACTACCTCAGCAAACGGCAAAACTACTTAACATCCAG CCTCAAGGGCCAAAGGAAGCCGAGGCTTTTGTGAAGGCTTTTCTGAAGCGCAGCATGCCCCGGAAAAGTGACGAAGACATCCAGGACCTCCTTACCCGAAAAGCTGTCGTCCTTGAACATTTCCACAAAAGGAGGAAACagcagaagaggagaaggggaaaaggatTCTCAGCCAGACACAGGAGAGCGATGCGGCTCTTTGAGATTAAACCGGAACAGCAAAG GCAGCCGCAGATGATTCAGACCAAACTCCTCAAAGCAGATCTTCATGGAGCTCTCATTACAG TAACAAAATCCAAATGTCCCTCCTACGTTGGTATCACGGGCATCGTTCTACAGGAAATGAAACACGTTTTCAAAATTATTACAAAAGAAGACAAGCTGAAAG TGATTCCAAAGCTTAACAGTGTCTTCAGCATAGAGCTTGATGGCTTTGTATCCTACATCTATGGCAGCAGAATCCAGTTCCGAGCCAGCGAACGCTCAGCAAAGAAATTCAAGGGGAAAGGAACACTTGATCTCTAG